One region of Oxalobacteraceae bacterium OTU3CAMAD1 genomic DNA includes:
- a CDS encoding AsmA family protein yields the protein MRRSRPLTILYYFLAALLVLLVALVIFVLTFDWNRARPYINDKVSQTIGREFAIKGDLDVRFRQGDPAEQGWRRYVPRPEISANDVYVVNPSWTTTGPRLASVGNIVVAMHTLPLLHKEVVITNLELDKLEVAAQRRADGSNTWTFKDNGPSEWEVDIRRLAFREGSLRYLDDGIKLDLRAKATTINADDADALADDKANEKPADRPGGKATGQAVGNRTANNYGLRFELGGTYHGAPVTGGGKTGAVLSLQDEHNTFPVQANAMAGKNKIAIEGTLTDPRSLSGIDLKLSLAGASMADLYPLTGVLLPETPPYATTGRLGGKKDGAVWNWTYRNFTGTVGGSDLHGTLSYSPRKPRPLLTGTLTSNQLRLADLGPTIGAESNADKAARDKKPNQPAGKALPVEQFNTAKWDALDADVKFTGKKLVRTHDIPLENVETHIRMKNKVLTLTPLNFGMAGGAVTSNITLDGGKNPIQAQIKMAARHLKIRQLFPKLQAMQASVGEVNGDAALAGTGNSVSAMLATASGELGATVSEGSVSKFVLEAAGLNIANAVFVKLFGDKQVQLNCVASDFVVEKGQAQTRRFVVDTDEAVIDVTGSIDLANERLNLDVKPKTKGVRIISLRTPLYARGTFANPDVGVAKGPLALKAGAAVALGIINPLAAVVPLINPGNVEAVDCAAALKQATQVRFGSKPEPVKKQEK from the coding sequence ATGAGAAGATCGCGCCCCCTCACCATTCTTTACTATTTCCTTGCCGCACTGCTGGTGCTGCTGGTGGCACTCGTCATCTTCGTGCTGACGTTCGACTGGAACCGCGCCCGTCCCTACATCAACGACAAGGTGTCGCAGACCATCGGGCGGGAGTTCGCCATCAAGGGCGACCTGGACGTGCGCTTCCGCCAGGGCGACCCGGCCGAACAGGGGTGGCGCCGCTACGTGCCGCGCCCTGAAATCAGCGCCAACGATGTATATGTCGTCAATCCTTCGTGGACCACCACCGGCCCGCGCCTGGCCAGCGTGGGCAATATCGTCGTCGCCATGCATACGCTGCCGCTGCTGCACAAGGAGGTGGTGATCACCAACCTGGAACTGGACAAGCTGGAGGTGGCGGCGCAGCGCCGCGCCGACGGCAGCAATACCTGGACTTTCAAGGACAACGGCCCGTCGGAGTGGGAGGTTGATATCCGGCGCCTGGCGTTCCGCGAAGGCAGCCTGCGCTACCTGGACGACGGTATCAAACTGGACCTGCGCGCCAAGGCGACCACGATCAATGCGGACGACGCCGATGCCCTGGCCGACGACAAAGCAAATGAAAAACCGGCCGACCGGCCGGGCGGCAAGGCGACCGGGCAGGCCGTCGGCAACCGCACCGCCAACAACTACGGGTTGCGCTTCGAACTGGGCGGGACGTATCACGGCGCGCCGGTCACCGGCGGCGGCAAGACCGGCGCGGTGCTGTCGCTGCAGGACGAACACAACACCTTCCCGGTGCAGGCCAACGCCATGGCGGGCAAGAACAAGATCGCCATCGAGGGCACGTTGACCGATCCGCGCTCGCTGTCCGGCATCGATCTGAAACTGTCGCTGGCCGGCGCCAGCATGGCCGACCTGTATCCGCTGACCGGCGTGCTGCTGCCGGAGACGCCGCCCTACGCCACCACCGGCCGGCTGGGCGGCAAGAAGGATGGCGCGGTGTGGAACTGGACCTACCGCAACTTCACCGGCACCGTCGGCGGCAGCGACCTGCACGGCACCTTGAGCTACAGCCCGCGCAAGCCGCGTCCGCTGCTGACCGGCACCCTGACCTCCAACCAGCTGCGGCTGGCGGACCTGGGACCGACCATCGGCGCCGAGAGCAATGCCGACAAGGCGGCGCGCGACAAGAAGCCCAATCAGCCGGCGGGCAAGGCGCTGCCGGTCGAACAATTCAACACCGCCAAGTGGGATGCGCTCGACGCCGACGTCAAATTCACCGGCAAGAAGCTGGTGCGCACGCACGATATCCCGCTGGAGAATGTCGAAACCCATATCCGCATGAAGAACAAGGTGCTGACCCTGACGCCGCTGAACTTCGGCATGGCTGGCGGCGCCGTCACCTCCAACATCACGCTCGACGGCGGCAAGAATCCCATCCAGGCGCAGATCAAGATGGCCGCGCGCCATCTGAAGATCCGTCAGCTGTTCCCTAAACTGCAGGCGATGCAGGCGAGCGTGGGCGAGGTCAACGGCGACGCCGCGCTGGCCGGCACCGGCAACTCGGTATCGGCGATGCTGGCGACCGCCAGCGGCGAACTGGGCGCGACCGTCAGCGAAGGCTCGGTCAGCAAGTTCGTGCTGGAGGCGGCCGGACTGAACATCGCCAACGCCGTCTTCGTCAAACTGTTCGGCGACAAGCAGGTGCAGCTGAACTGCGTGGCCAGCGATTTCGTCGTCGAGAAGGGGCAGGCGCAAACCCGGCGCTTCGTCGTCGACACCGACGAAGCCGTCATTGACGTCACCGGCAGCATCGACCTGGCCAACGAGCGCCTGAACCTGGACGTCAAGCCGAAAACCAAGGGCGTGCGCATCATTTCGCTGCGCACGCCGCTGTACGCCCGGGGCACCTTCGCCAATCCGGACGTCGGCGTGGCCAAGGGGCCGCTGGCGCTCAAGGCCGGCGCGGCGGTGGCGCTGGGCATCATCAACCCGCTGGCGGCGGTGGTGCCGCTGATCAATCCCGGCAATGTGGAAGCGGTCGATTGCGCCGCCGCGCTCAAGCAGGCGACGCAGGTACGGTTTGGCTCCAAGCCCGAGCCGGTAAAAAAACAGGAAAAGTGA
- a CDS encoding PIG-L family deacetylase, whose protein sequence is MGAMSGHGAAARHIEGEGTPDASWQAWGGLQDMPPVSAATLVPPGRRAVIVAPHPDDEVLACGGLLQLLAAQGSPTVVVAVTDGTGSHPGSTTITPEQLARLRPRETDAALGALGLGASAGKPAPQVLRARLPDGAVAASLDQLHTLLRQMLRPDDVVFVTWRKDGHPDHEACGLAAAMAAGACRATLIEMPVWSWHWAAPGDARLPWRRARRLALGEDVLKRKREAVGCFTSQLHDDPSTGQPAILPPHVLARLLHPYEIYFT, encoded by the coding sequence ATGGGCGCTATGAGCGGCCACGGCGCCGCTGCGCGCCACATCGAAGGCGAAGGCACGCCCGACGCCAGCTGGCAAGCTTGGGGCGGACTGCAGGATATGCCGCCGGTGTCCGCCGCCACGCTGGTGCCGCCGGGACGCCGCGCCGTCATCGTCGCGCCGCATCCGGACGACGAAGTGCTGGCCTGCGGCGGGCTGCTGCAACTGCTGGCGGCGCAAGGTAGCCCCACGGTGGTGGTGGCCGTGACCGACGGCACGGGCAGCCATCCGGGTTCGACGACAATCACGCCGGAACAACTGGCGCGCCTGCGCCCCCGCGAAACCGACGCCGCCCTGGGCGCGTTGGGATTGGGCGCGTCGGCCGGCAAACCGGCGCCGCAGGTGCTGCGCGCCCGGCTGCCCGACGGCGCGGTCGCCGCATCGCTGGACCAGTTGCACACGCTGCTGCGGCAAATGCTGCGGCCCGACGACGTGGTCTTCGTCACTTGGCGGAAGGACGGCCATCCTGACCACGAGGCGTGCGGGCTGGCCGCCGCCATGGCCGCCGGCGCCTGCCGCGCGACCTTGATCGAGATGCCCGTGTGGAGCTGGCACTGGGCCGCGCCGGGCGACGCGCGCCTGCCGTGGCGACGCGCGCGCCGCCTGGCGCTGGGCGAGGATGTACTAAAGCGCAAACGCGAGGCTGTTGGCTGTTTCACCAGCCAGCTGCACGACGATCCCTCCACCGGCCAGCCGGCCATCCTGCCGCCGCATGTGCTGGCGCGCTTGCTGCATCCCTACGAAATCTACTTCACATGA
- a CDS encoding acyl-CoA dehydrogenase, translating into MPAALRRLLLPERGGAATAGELLRRIVAGGLDRLPPPGNGDTAQRWRALAEVAGHDLSLLKLYEGHTDALAILAELGASAAPDTLWGVWCAEPPDGRVVLHRSKDGAVRLSGRKLWCSGAATVDHALVSCWDGEGLPWLAAVALDQPGVTVTADGWHAVGMAGSASVDVVFDNAAACLVGASGSYVRRPGFWHGGAGIAACWYGAAQAIADSLLASVRAGAARQAADPHRLAQLGLADIALAGAAAVLRESAAAIDADPDADAGVLALRARLAVEAAATLVLQHTTRSLGATPLCRDPHFARLAADLPVFLRQSHAERDLAALGRLLSESEESPWAL; encoded by the coding sequence ATGCCCGCCGCGCTGCGCCGCTTGCTGCTGCCCGAGCGCGGCGGCGCGGCCACCGCCGGAGAGCTGCTGCGGCGCATCGTGGCCGGGGGATTGGACCGCTTGCCGCCGCCAGGAAACGGCGACACGGCGCAGCGCTGGCGCGCGCTGGCGGAGGTGGCGGGCCACGATCTGAGTTTGCTCAAGCTCTATGAAGGCCATACCGACGCCTTGGCCATTCTGGCCGAGCTGGGGGCGTCGGCCGCGCCGGACACGCTGTGGGGCGTCTGGTGCGCCGAACCGCCCGACGGCAGGGTGGTGCTGCATCGTTCCAAGGATGGCGCGGTGCGCCTGTCCGGCCGCAAGCTTTGGTGCTCGGGCGCCGCGACGGTGGACCACGCGCTGGTCAGTTGCTGGGACGGGGAGGGCCTGCCCTGGCTGGCCGCCGTCGCCCTCGACCAACCCGGCGTGACGGTGACCGCCGACGGCTGGCATGCCGTCGGCATGGCCGGCAGCGCCAGCGTCGATGTGGTGTTCGACAACGCCGCGGCTTGCCTGGTAGGCGCGTCCGGGTCGTATGTGCGGCGTCCGGGATTTTGGCACGGCGGCGCCGGCATCGCCGCCTGCTGGTACGGGGCGGCGCAAGCCATCGCCGATTCCCTGCTCGCGTCAGTGCGCGCCGGCGCCGCGCGCCAGGCGGCCGACCCGCACCGGCTGGCGCAGCTTGGCCTGGCCGATATCGCGCTGGCCGGCGCGGCCGCCGTGCTGCGCGAATCGGCCGCCGCCATCGATGCCGATCCGGATGCCGACGCCGGCGTGCTGGCGCTGCGCGCGCGCCTGGCCGTCGAGGCGGCCGCCACGCTGGTGCTGCAGCACACCACGCGCTCGCTGGGCGCCACGCCGCTGTGCCGCGATCCGCACTTCGCCCGCCTGGCGGCCGATCTGCCGGTGTTTCTGCGCCAGAGCCACGCCGAGCGCGATCTGGCGGCGCTCGGACGCCTGTTGTCCGAGTCGGAGGAGTCGCCATGGGCGCTATGA
- a CDS encoding ATP-binding protein has product MLLSAKKLSPALRYVVGVGLSLFALMLQIGVSVFVGNRVPFLLFIPLVALAAAVLGSGPAAIVLLTGFLYGCSIFLPLGTFYVGSMRDQISLALFVVVGIFFIYVGKKVRGVVNRAVDAELALLNEKLTRERADDDHLRQLYQQVRSSEERYRNLFDSMDQGFCVIDVIFDDAGEAVDYKVLEMNPAGIAIYGLGDVVGKTIKEVVPHIGSYWIDTYAQVALTGQPVRFENQAQSSGRWFEGYASRVGGADSRKVALLFTDVSVRKENEARLRRLAADLSEVDRRKTEFLAVLAHELRNPLAPIRSGLDILKLSGGNPQMVERMRDMMDRQVTHMVRLVDDLLDIARINGGKIDLKKERVSLQSIVASAVEANAPMIENARHRLYVAMPDEDIEVLVDPTRMVQVLGNLLNNAAKYTPPGGRIDLSAAREGGQIVISVEDNGVGIPEASQPFIFDMFNQVGRNMDLSHGGLGIGLSLVKRLLEMHDGSISVASGGTHSGGTTFTIRLPLSVAVETEHAAADHLAAPLRTDMLRILVVDDNADAAQTLASLLEFKGHSIRVANDGIEALEVVEDWIPEVGLIDIGMPNLNGYELAQALRKNPALDSMALIALTGWGAENDRTMSREAGFVEHLTKPVDFDAIEVVLGSLRKTP; this is encoded by the coding sequence ATGCTGCTTTCCGCAAAAAAACTTTCGCCGGCCCTGCGCTATGTCGTAGGCGTGGGCTTGTCACTGTTTGCGTTGATGTTGCAGATTGGCGTCTCCGTCTTCGTCGGCAACCGTGTTCCCTTTCTGCTGTTCATTCCGCTGGTGGCGCTGGCTGCGGCCGTGCTGGGCAGCGGTCCGGCGGCGATCGTGCTGCTCACCGGCTTCCTTTACGGCTGCTCGATTTTTCTTCCGCTTGGCACCTTCTATGTCGGCAGCATGCGCGACCAGATTTCATTGGCGCTGTTTGTGGTGGTCGGCATCTTTTTCATTTATGTGGGCAAAAAGGTGCGCGGAGTGGTCAATCGCGCGGTCGATGCCGAACTGGCGCTGCTGAACGAGAAGCTGACCCGCGAGCGCGCCGACGATGACCATCTGCGCCAGTTGTACCAGCAGGTGCGCAGCAGCGAGGAGCGCTACCGCAACCTGTTCGATTCGATGGACCAGGGCTTTTGCGTGATCGACGTGATCTTCGACGACGCCGGCGAGGCGGTCGATTACAAGGTGCTGGAGATGAACCCTGCGGGCATCGCGATCTACGGCCTGGGCGATGTCGTCGGCAAGACCATCAAGGAGGTGGTCCCGCATATCGGATCGTACTGGATCGACACCTATGCGCAAGTGGCGCTGACCGGGCAACCGGTGCGCTTCGAGAACCAGGCGCAGTCGAGCGGGCGCTGGTTCGAAGGCTACGCCAGCCGCGTCGGCGGCGCCGACAGCCGCAAGGTGGCGCTGCTGTTCACCGACGTCAGCGTGCGCAAGGAGAACGAGGCGCGCCTGCGCCGGCTGGCGGCCGACCTGTCCGAGGTGGACCGGCGCAAGACCGAGTTCCTGGCGGTGCTCGCGCACGAGTTGCGCAATCCGCTGGCGCCGATCCGCAGCGGGCTCGATATCCTCAAGCTAAGCGGCGGCAATCCGCAGATGGTCGAGCGCATGCGCGACATGATGGACCGGCAGGTCACGCACATGGTGCGGCTGGTCGACGACCTTCTGGATATCGCCCGCATCAACGGCGGCAAGATCGATCTGAAGAAGGAACGCGTGTCCCTGCAAAGCATCGTCGCGTCGGCGGTGGAGGCCAACGCGCCGATGATCGAGAACGCCCGCCATCGCCTGTATGTCGCCATGCCCGACGAGGACATCGAGGTGCTGGTCGACCCGACCCGCATGGTGCAGGTGCTGGGCAATCTGCTTAATAACGCGGCCAAGTACACGCCGCCCGGCGGCCGCATCGATTTGAGCGCGGCGCGGGAGGGCGGGCAGATCGTCATCTCGGTCGAGGACAACGGCGTCGGTATCCCGGAGGCGTCGCAGCCGTTCATTTTCGATATGTTCAACCAGGTTGGCAGGAATATGGATCTGTCGCACGGCGGCCTGGGGATAGGCCTGTCGCTGGTCAAGCGGCTGCTGGAGATGCATGACGGTAGTATCAGCGTCGCCAGCGGCGGGACGCATAGCGGTGGCACCACGTTCACGATTCGTTTGCCGTTGAGCGTGGCGGTGGAGACGGAGCATGCGGCGGCCGATCACCTGGCGGCGCCGCTGCGCACCGATATGTTGAGGATACTGGTGGTGGACGACAACGCCGACGCGGCGCAAACCCTGGCGAGTTTGCTGGAGTTCAAGGGGCACAGCATTCGCGTCGCCAACGACGGCATCGAGGCGCTGGAGGTGGTGGAGGATTGGATACCGGAGGTCGGGTTGATCGACATCGGCATGCCGAATTTGAACGGCTACGAGCTGGCGCAGGCGCTGCGCAAGAATCCCGCGCTCGATAGCATGGCGCTGATTGCGCTGACCGGGTGGGGCGCCGAGAACGACCGCACGATGTCCAGGGAAGCCGGCTTTGTCGAACATTTGACCAAGCCGGTGGATTTCGATGCGATCGAGGTGGTGCTGGGCAGCTTGCGCAAAACACCGTGA
- a CDS encoding nodulation S family protein, giving the protein MTTSLPSDFDPLAHFQQLYQQDADPWKVRQRWYEQRKRDILLACLPRQRYRSAFEPACGNGELTAALAHRAERLLASDLSAEAVVLTRRRMLREAPSDAARVTIRQQHMPQDWPVEAVFDLIVISEMAYYLDEQALLRLRQCCVDGLAEGGTLVMCHWRRPFADRRLNTDSVHTVFDATPGLHRLLRHSEDDFLLDVWSGSADSVAQQEGLA; this is encoded by the coding sequence ATGACGACCTCACTCCCTTCCGACTTCGATCCGCTCGCGCACTTCCAGCAGCTGTACCAGCAGGACGCCGATCCGTGGAAAGTGCGCCAGCGCTGGTACGAGCAGCGCAAGCGCGACATCCTGCTGGCGTGCCTGCCGCGCCAGCGCTATCGCAGCGCGTTCGAGCCGGCGTGCGGCAACGGCGAGTTGACGGCGGCGCTGGCCCATCGCGCCGAGCGTCTGCTGGCGAGCGACCTGTCGGCCGAGGCGGTGGTGCTGACGCGCCGGCGCATGCTGCGCGAGGCGCCCAGCGACGCCGCGCGCGTGACGATCCGCCAGCAGCATATGCCGCAGGATTGGCCGGTCGAGGCGGTGTTCGACCTGATCGTCATCAGCGAGATGGCCTACTACCTCGACGAACAGGCCTTGCTGCGGCTGCGCCAGTGCTGCGTCGACGGCCTGGCCGAAGGCGGCACCCTGGTCATGTGCCACTGGCGTCGGCCGTTCGCCGACCGCCGGCTTAACACCGACAGCGTGCACACCGTGTTCGACGCGACGCCGGGGCTGCATCGCCTGCTGCGCCACAGCGAGGACGACTTCCTGCTCGACGTCTGGTCCGGCAGCGCCGATTCGGTGGCGCAGCAGGAGGGACTGGCCTGA
- a CDS encoding glycosyltransferase — MIGVIIPAHNEEGELEQCLAAIRVAAGDAALCGEPVHVMVVLDSCSDGSRVIVERHARHSVQGCCVVGGLLVASRNVGAARAAGAACLLALGARWLAFTDADTRVSPAWLAVQLGLDVDVVCGTIAVDDWSPHLDDAEALRRHFHLGYTDADGHRHIHGANLGVSAAAYLRAGGFEALACGEDVALVSALERCGARFAWSSAPRVVTSARRDPKASGGFGDTLLHYAASARAALPADLPVLLSSSHNAA, encoded by the coding sequence ATGATCGGCGTGATCATCCCGGCCCACAACGAGGAAGGCGAACTGGAACAGTGCCTGGCGGCGATCCGCGTCGCCGCCGGCGATGCCGCACTGTGCGGCGAGCCGGTGCATGTCATGGTGGTGCTCGACAGCTGCAGCGACGGCTCGCGCGTGATCGTCGAGCGCCATGCGCGCCATAGCGTGCAGGGTTGCTGCGTGGTGGGCGGCCTCTTGGTCGCATCGCGCAACGTCGGCGCGGCGCGCGCGGCCGGCGCCGCGTGTCTATTGGCGCTCGGCGCCCGCTGGCTGGCCTTCACCGACGCCGACACGCGCGTCTCGCCGGCGTGGCTGGCGGTGCAACTGGGGCTGGACGTCGATGTGGTCTGCGGCACCATCGCGGTCGACGACTGGTCGCCGCACCTGGACGACGCCGAGGCGTTGCGCCGGCACTTCCACCTCGGTTACACCGACGCCGACGGCCACCGTCACATCCACGGCGCCAATCTTGGCGTGTCGGCGGCCGCCTATCTGCGCGCCGGCGGCTTCGAGGCGCTGGCCTGCGGCGAAGACGTGGCGCTGGTGTCGGCGTTGGAGCGCTGCGGCGCACGCTTCGCCTGGAGCTCGGCGCCGCGCGTGGTGACCAGCGCCCGCCGCGATCCGAAGGCGAGCGGCGGCTTCGGCGACACCTTGCTGCATTATGCGGCCAGCGCCCGCGCCGCCCTGCCGGCGGATTTGCCCGTTTTGTTGAGTAGTTCACATAACGCAGCTTGA